A genomic stretch from Streptomyces sp. QL37 includes:
- a CDS encoding GH92 family glycosyl hydrolase → MQPLRGPQHGPRHRHNHSAAVLAASLVLALAAPTAALAQPSGAAGKPSGDTSFTSSFEADEKQPDWRNTVEEGADGKKRASGVDGGFSAGIPGNITDQVTDLRASGENADGGEGKENLVDVEPGTKWLAFQPTGWVEFDLVEPTKVVTYALTSANDHDERDPKDWTLKGSADGKTWTDLDTRTGETFSERLQTKSYDVTTDTAYQHFRLEFTKNNGASDALQLADVQFSDGDTSTPAPDDMRTQADRGPSGSPTAKQGAGFTGKKALRYAGTHKPDGHAYSYNKVFDVDTRVTKDTQLSYLVYPQMAETDLAYPATHVAVDLAFTDGTYLSELKATDSHGGLLTPQGQADAKRLYVNQWNKVASRIGTVAAGKTVDRILVAYDSPKGPSKFQGWIDDVTIAPKAPEKRKAHLSDYASTVRGTNSSGGFSRGNNFPATAVPHGFNFWTPVTNAGSTSWLYDYARGNNEDNLPTLQAFSASHEPSPWMGDRQTFQMMPSAASGTPDASREARELPFRHENETATPHYYGVTFENGLKAEMTPTDHAARMQFTYPGDDASLVFDNVSNDGGLTLDAKTGSFTGYSDVKSGGSTGATRLFVYGSFDAPVTDSGKLKGGGGDDVTGFFRFDAGKDRTVGLRLATSLISVDQAKKNLAMELPAKDSFSKVRKNAQKAWDKILGKVEVEGANADQLTTLYSSLYRLYLYPNSGFEQVDGKSTYASPFSPQTGTDTPTHTGAKIVKGEVYVNNGFWDTYRTTWPAYSFLTPKQAGKMVDGFVQQYKDGGWISRWSSPGYSDLMTGTSSDVAFADAYVKGVDFDAEAAYDAAVKNATVTPPSSGVGRKGMETSVFTGYADTETHEGLSWSLEGYLNDYGIAQMGQALYKKTKKQRYKEESEYFLNRAQNYVKLFDDKAGFFQGKKPNGDWRLPSDQYDPRVWGYDYTETNGWGYAFTAPQDSRGLANLYGGRDGLAKKLDTYFSTPETAGPEFVGSYGGVIHEMTEARDVRMGQYGHSNQVAHHATYMYDAASQPWKTQEKVREVLGRLYTGSEIGQGYHGDEDNGEQSAWFLFSSLGFYPLVMGSGEYAIGSPLFTKTTVHLENGRDLVVKAPKNSATNIYVQGLKVNGKKWTSTSLPHDLLAKGGVLEFDMGSKPSAWGTGKNAAPVSVTKDDKVPTPKGDVLKGDGALYDDTSATSASVESVDLPAAEGTKAVQYTLTSATAAKAPTGWVLQGSTDGTSWKDIDKRSGQTFAWDKQTRVFSVQAPKAYAKYRLVSTAAATLAEIELIS, encoded by the coding sequence ATGCAGCCCCTACGCGGTCCTCAGCACGGCCCTCGCCACAGACACAACCACTCCGCCGCGGTCCTCGCGGCCTCTCTCGTCCTCGCTCTGGCGGCCCCCACCGCGGCGCTCGCGCAGCCCTCCGGTGCCGCCGGGAAGCCTTCCGGCGACACCTCGTTCACCTCCTCGTTCGAGGCGGACGAAAAGCAGCCGGACTGGCGCAATACCGTCGAAGAAGGCGCCGACGGAAAGAAGAGGGCATCGGGTGTCGACGGTGGATTCTCCGCCGGAATACCGGGCAATATCACCGATCAGGTCACGGATCTCCGCGCCAGTGGCGAGAATGCCGACGGCGGTGAGGGCAAGGAGAACCTCGTCGACGTCGAGCCCGGCACGAAGTGGCTGGCGTTCCAGCCCACGGGCTGGGTCGAGTTCGACCTCGTCGAGCCCACCAAGGTCGTGACGTACGCCCTCACCTCGGCCAACGACCACGACGAGCGGGACCCCAAGGACTGGACCCTGAAGGGCTCCGCGGACGGCAAGACCTGGACGGACCTGGACACCCGGACCGGCGAGACGTTCTCCGAGCGCCTCCAGACCAAGTCGTACGACGTCACGACGGACACCGCCTACCAGCACTTCCGGCTGGAGTTCACCAAGAACAACGGCGCGTCCGACGCCCTCCAGCTCGCCGACGTGCAGTTCTCCGACGGGGACACCTCCACCCCCGCCCCCGACGACATGCGCACGCAGGCCGACCGCGGCCCCTCGGGCTCCCCCACCGCCAAGCAGGGTGCCGGATTCACCGGGAAGAAGGCGCTGCGCTACGCCGGCACGCACAAGCCCGACGGCCACGCCTACTCGTACAACAAGGTCTTCGACGTCGACACGAGGGTCACCAAGGACACGCAGCTGTCCTACCTGGTCTACCCGCAGATGGCCGAGACGGACCTCGCCTACCCCGCGACGCACGTGGCGGTGGACCTGGCCTTCACCGACGGCACCTACCTGAGCGAGCTGAAGGCCACCGACAGCCACGGCGGGCTGCTCACCCCGCAGGGCCAGGCCGACGCCAAGCGGCTGTACGTGAACCAGTGGAACAAGGTCGCCTCGCGGATCGGCACGGTCGCGGCGGGCAAGACCGTCGACCGGATCCTGGTGGCGTACGACTCCCCCAAGGGGCCGTCGAAGTTCCAGGGCTGGATCGACGACGTCACGATCGCCCCGAAGGCCCCGGAGAAGCGCAAGGCGCACCTCTCGGACTACGCGTCGACCGTGCGCGGCACCAACTCCAGCGGCGGCTTCTCCCGCGGCAACAACTTCCCGGCGACCGCGGTCCCGCACGGCTTCAACTTCTGGACGCCGGTCACCAACGCGGGCTCCACGAGCTGGCTGTACGACTACGCGCGCGGCAACAACGAGGACAACCTGCCCACGCTGCAGGCGTTCAGCGCCAGCCATGAGCCGAGCCCCTGGATGGGCGACCGCCAGACCTTCCAGATGATGCCCTCGGCGGCCTCCGGCACCCCCGACGCCTCCCGCGAGGCCCGCGAGCTGCCGTTCCGCCACGAGAACGAGACGGCGACCCCGCACTACTACGGGGTGACGTTCGAGAACGGCCTCAAGGCCGAGATGACGCCCACCGACCACGCGGCCCGCATGCAGTTCACCTACCCCGGTGACGACGCGAGCCTCGTCTTCGACAACGTCTCCAACGACGGTGGCCTCACCCTCGACGCGAAGACCGGTTCCTTCACCGGCTACTCCGACGTGAAGAGCGGCGGCTCCACCGGGGCCACCCGGCTCTTCGTATACGGCTCCTTCGACGCCCCGGTCACCGACAGCGGCAAGCTGAAGGGCGGCGGCGGTGACGACGTCACCGGCTTCTTCCGCTTCGACGCGGGCAAGGACCGCACGGTCGGCCTGCGCCTGGCCACCTCGCTGATCAGCGTCGACCAGGCGAAGAAGAACCTCGCCATGGAGCTGCCGGCGAAGGACTCCTTCTCCAAGGTCCGGAAGAACGCGCAGAAGGCCTGGGACAAGATCCTCGGCAAGGTCGAGGTCGAGGGTGCGAACGCCGACCAGCTGACCACGCTCTACTCCAGCCTCTACCGGCTCTACCTCTACCCGAACTCGGGCTTCGAGCAGGTCGACGGGAAGAGCACCTACGCGAGCCCCTTCTCGCCGCAGACCGGCACGGACACCCCCACCCACACCGGCGCGAAGATCGTCAAGGGTGAGGTGTACGTCAACAACGGCTTCTGGGACACCTACCGGACGACCTGGCCGGCGTACTCCTTCCTCACGCCCAAGCAGGCCGGCAAGATGGTCGACGGCTTCGTCCAGCAGTACAAGGACGGCGGCTGGATCTCCCGCTGGTCCTCCCCCGGTTACTCCGACCTGATGACCGGCACCAGCTCCGACGTGGCCTTCGCCGACGCGTACGTCAAGGGCGTCGACTTCGACGCCGAGGCGGCGTACGACGCTGCGGTCAAGAACGCCACGGTCACCCCGCCGTCCTCGGGCGTCGGCCGCAAGGGCATGGAGACCTCGGTCTTCACCGGTTACGCCGACACCGAGACCCACGAGGGCCTTTCCTGGTCGCTGGAGGGCTACCTCAACGACTACGGCATCGCGCAGATGGGCCAGGCCCTCTACAAGAAGACGAAGAAGCAGCGCTACAAGGAGGAGTCCGAGTACTTCCTCAACCGCGCGCAGAACTACGTCAAGCTCTTCGACGACAAGGCCGGCTTCTTCCAGGGCAAGAAGCCGAACGGCGACTGGCGCCTCCCCTCCGACCAGTACGACCCCCGCGTCTGGGGCTACGACTACACGGAGACCAACGGCTGGGGCTACGCCTTCACCGCCCCGCAGGACAGCCGGGGCCTGGCCAATCTCTACGGCGGCCGTGACGGTCTGGCGAAGAAGCTGGACACGTACTTCTCGACGCCGGAGACGGCGGGACCCGAGTTCGTCGGCTCGTACGGCGGCGTGATCCACGAGATGACCGAGGCGCGCGACGTGCGGATGGGCCAGTACGGCCACAGCAACCAGGTCGCGCACCACGCCACGTACATGTACGACGCGGCCTCGCAGCCCTGGAAGACGCAGGAGAAGGTCCGCGAGGTCCTCGGCCGTCTTTACACCGGCAGCGAGATCGGCCAGGGCTACCACGGCGACGAGGACAACGGCGAGCAGTCGGCCTGGTTCCTCTTCTCCTCGCTCGGCTTCTACCCGCTGGTCATGGGCAGCGGTGAGTACGCGATCGGCTCGCCGCTCTTCACGAAGACGACCGTGCACCTGGAGAACGGCCGCGACCTGGTCGTCAAGGCTCCGAAGAACAGCGCGACGAACATCTACGTCCAGGGCCTGAAGGTCAACGGCAAGAAGTGGACCTCCACTTCGCTGCCGCACGACCTGCTCGCCAAGGGCGGCGTGCTGGAGTTCGACATGGGCTCGAAGCCCTCGGCATGGGGCACGGGCAAGAACGCGGCCCCGGTCTCCGTCACCAAGGACGACAAGGTGCCGACGCCGAAGGGCGACGTGCTCAAGGGCGACGGCGCGCTGTACGACGACACCTCCGCCACCTCGGCCTCGGTCGAGTCGGTGGACCTGCCGGCCGCCGAGGGCACGAAGGCGGTGCAGTACACGCTGACCTCGGCCACGGCGGCGAAGGCGCCGACGGGCTGGGTGCTGCAGGGTTCGACGGACGGCACGTCCTGGAAGGACATCGACAAGAGGTCCGGCCAGACGTTCGCCTGGGACAAGCAGACCCGGGTGTTCTCGGTGCAGGCACCGAAGGCGTACGCGAAGTACCGGCTGGTGAGCACGGCCGCTGCGACGCTGGCGGAGATCGAGCTGATCTCCTGA
- a CDS encoding class F sortase codes for MTFSLVTGVVWASSDSPEDASSVTAARGGDAAGGGAPPFRRAPHKPQKAVPASHAPLVHSRPVKVAIPAIFIEAPVTGLGLDKKGRLGAPPLSKPKLVGWYRQGPSPGEAGTSLLVGHRDTATGPAIFLNLNALRRGDTVKVTRADKRTAVFTVDEVKTYTKDKFPDDKVYGATGRPELRLLTCGGRFDKKNGYSANVVVFAHLTSLKKKAA; via the coding sequence GTGACCTTCTCGCTGGTGACCGGCGTCGTGTGGGCGAGTTCCGACTCGCCCGAGGACGCCTCGTCGGTCACCGCCGCCCGCGGCGGCGACGCCGCGGGCGGCGGGGCACCGCCGTTCAGGAGGGCACCGCACAAGCCGCAGAAGGCGGTGCCCGCATCGCACGCCCCGCTGGTCCACTCCCGGCCGGTGAAGGTCGCCATCCCCGCGATCTTCATCGAGGCCCCGGTCACCGGTCTCGGCCTCGACAAGAAGGGCAGGCTCGGCGCCCCGCCACTGAGCAAGCCGAAACTGGTCGGGTGGTACCGGCAGGGCCCGTCCCCCGGGGAGGCGGGAACCTCACTGCTCGTCGGTCACCGGGACACCGCGACCGGGCCGGCGATCTTCCTCAATCTCAACGCCCTTCGCCGCGGGGACACGGTGAAGGTCACCCGGGCGGACAAGCGGACCGCGGTCTTCACCGTCGACGAGGTGAAGACGTACACGAAGGACAAGTTCCCCGACGACAAGGTGTACGGGGCCACCGGCCGTCCGGAGCTCAGGCTCCTGACGTGCGGAGGGCGCTTCGACAAGAAGAACGGCTACTCGGCCAACGTCGTCGTCTTCGCCCACCTCACCTCTCTGAAGAAGAAGGCGGCCTGA
- a CDS encoding helix-turn-helix transcriptional regulator, with amino-acid sequence MPLPKDLDPYANPRAFYGAELRRLREAAGLSQNDLGERVFCSGTYIGLFEAGERRPQEEISRALDEVLGSGEHLQRLCRLARTSKVAGYFADAAELQLQASFIGSFTSMLVMGLLQTESYARALTRSAHPFAGQDVIEGHVRTRMERASLLDSPTAPVLWLVMHEAALLVPVGGNAVMGEQLNHLAEQTASRPGLITQVLPFSAGAYPLLHASMTLMQFTDAPAVVYTESAYSGQLIEEPVLVAQHSSAYDLARAAALSPEASLDRIASAAKEFLTP; translated from the coding sequence ATGCCGCTGCCGAAGGACCTGGACCCGTACGCCAATCCCCGCGCGTTCTACGGCGCGGAACTGCGCCGCCTGCGCGAGGCGGCGGGGCTGTCGCAGAACGATCTGGGTGAGCGGGTGTTCTGCTCGGGCACCTACATCGGGCTCTTCGAGGCGGGCGAGCGGCGCCCTCAGGAGGAGATCTCGCGCGCGCTGGACGAGGTGCTGGGCAGCGGCGAGCACCTCCAGCGGCTGTGCCGGCTGGCGCGTACGTCGAAGGTGGCGGGGTACTTCGCGGATGCGGCCGAGCTCCAGTTGCAGGCCTCGTTCATCGGCAGCTTCACGTCGATGCTCGTCATGGGGCTCCTGCAGACCGAGTCCTACGCGCGAGCACTCACCCGGTCCGCCCACCCTTTCGCCGGCCAAGACGTCATCGAGGGGCACGTTCGCACCAGAATGGAGCGGGCATCGCTCCTCGACTCACCTACTGCGCCCGTGCTCTGGCTGGTGATGCACGAAGCCGCCCTGCTCGTGCCCGTGGGTGGGAACGCGGTGATGGGCGAGCAGCTCAACCACCTTGCCGAGCAGACCGCGTCCCGTCCCGGACTCATCACCCAGGTGCTCCCGTTCTCCGCCGGGGCGTACCCCCTGCTCCATGCGTCGATGACGCTGATGCAGTTCACCGACGCTCCCGCCGTCGTCTACACGGAGTCCGCGTACAGCGGCCAACTCATCGAAGAGCCCGTACTGGTGGCGCAGCACAGCTCCGCCTACGATCTGGCCAGGGCTGCCGCGTTGTCGCCGGAGGCGTCCCTGGACCGGATCGCCTCGGCGGCGAAGGAGTTCCTGACGCCATGA
- a CDS encoding DUF397 domain-containing protein — MTTTPDLSTAAWRKASYSNGDGGECVEIADGFPGLVPVRDSKDPEGPTLAFGSARWAQFVEALRGGSL, encoded by the coding sequence ATGACCACCACGCCCGACCTGAGTACAGCTGCCTGGCGCAAGGCGTCGTACAGCAACGGCGACGGCGGCGAGTGCGTCGAGATCGCCGACGGCTTCCCCGGTCTCGTCCCCGTCCGCGACAGCAAGGACCCCGAGGGCCCCACGCTCGCGTTCGGCTCCGCCCGCTGGGCGCAGTTCGTGGAGGCCCTCAGGGGCGGTTCGCTGTGA
- a CDS encoding histidine phosphatase family protein, whose protein sequence is MGELILIRHGETEWSRSGQHTSWTDLPLTELGERQARALVPLLAEREIGLTLVSPYLRARRTAELAGLPAPRETPDLREWDYGAYEGITTVEIRRTRPDWNLWTDGVAPGPEDHPGESPQEVGDRADRILAEVRAAASRLGEADIALVAHSHFLRVLTARYLRLTPASGELFQLATGAVSRLGTEHGKPVVTALNMALPERLFNAID, encoded by the coding sequence ATGGGCGAGTTGATCCTGATCAGGCACGGCGAGACCGAGTGGTCCCGGTCCGGGCAGCACACCAGCTGGACCGACCTCCCCCTCACCGAACTCGGTGAACGCCAGGCCCGCGCCCTCGTCCCGCTCCTCGCCGAACGCGAGATCGGGCTCACCCTGGTCAGCCCCTACCTCCGCGCCCGCCGCACCGCCGAACTGGCGGGTCTGCCCGCACCCCGCGAGACGCCGGACCTGCGGGAGTGGGACTACGGGGCGTACGAGGGCATCACCACCGTCGAGATCCGCCGCACCCGCCCGGACTGGAACCTCTGGACCGACGGCGTCGCGCCCGGCCCCGAGGATCACCCGGGGGAGAGCCCGCAGGAGGTCGGCGACCGGGCGGACCGGATCCTCGCGGAGGTCCGCGCGGCGGCGTCCCGTCTCGGCGAGGCGGACATCGCGCTCGTCGCCCACTCACACTTCCTGCGCGTGCTCACCGCCCGCTACCTGCGGCTGACCCCCGCGAGCGGGGAGCTCTTCCAGCTCGCCACGGGCGCGGTCTCCCGCCTCGGCACGGAACACGGCAAGCCGGTCGTGACGGCACTCAACATGGCGCTGCCGGAGCGGCTGTTCAACGCCATCGACTGA
- a CDS encoding helix-turn-helix domain-containing protein — MRISGTDRPGPTLAQLLALIAAGTLDVVVAPCGTGVPVSDVVLHDPGEERDDEVWAATGLVLLAVGVDIASPEAVDVLRSADRAGAAAVVMRRGTRGPRTSLLEAAERGRTALLTRRPGQGWTEVLGRLRTALVHSGPDRSAGAAGVGGLRLGDLPGLANTVADLVGGAITIEDPQSRVLAYSRMDHEPDPMRRLTILGQEVPRWRVVELRESGFFQALWNTDDVVRLPADGRYAERLAVAVRHGSEVLGSIWAAADGRPLAEDAAAALRTAGRAAVPHLSHHRTWGRAAASAREGAVHALLTGSTQAAHELGIARDRPHAVLVAEAHDGRGTAPGDAGQRVLDVLALRAAAYRPGCVTARSGRRLYAVVPAVGGETDPARTLLATVRSVERGMVFAGAGPVVPGPAELPASREAADLVVRVLRERATRLPAAAAGSAVASYEEVVAEAAVLRLLDRVEPLWGAVPGPVHAMMEHDRAHGSLYGDSVAAHLDAFGDTAAAARRLNVHPNTLRYRLRRARELFGVDLDDPAVRLLAEVGLRLGRRTG, encoded by the coding sequence ATGCGCATCTCCGGAACGGATCGTCCCGGCCCGACGCTGGCCCAGCTCCTCGCGCTGATCGCCGCCGGGACGCTCGACGTCGTGGTGGCACCGTGCGGCACCGGTGTGCCGGTGTCCGACGTGGTCCTGCACGATCCGGGTGAGGAGAGGGACGATGAGGTCTGGGCGGCCACCGGGCTGGTCCTGCTCGCGGTCGGCGTCGACATCGCCTCGCCCGAGGCGGTCGACGTGCTGCGTTCCGCGGACCGTGCCGGGGCGGCGGCCGTGGTGATGCGGCGCGGCACGCGGGGGCCCCGGACGTCTCTGCTGGAGGCGGCGGAGCGTGGGCGTACGGCGTTGCTGACCCGGCGGCCCGGGCAGGGGTGGACCGAGGTGCTCGGCCGGTTGCGGACGGCGCTGGTGCACAGCGGGCCGGACCGGTCCGCGGGTGCGGCCGGGGTGGGCGGGCTGCGGCTGGGTGATCTGCCGGGGCTGGCCAACACCGTGGCGGACCTCGTCGGCGGCGCGATCACGATCGAGGACCCGCAGTCGCGGGTGCTGGCGTACTCACGCATGGACCACGAGCCCGATCCGATGCGCAGGCTCACGATCCTCGGCCAGGAGGTGCCCCGCTGGCGGGTCGTCGAACTGCGGGAGAGCGGCTTCTTCCAGGCCCTGTGGAACACCGACGACGTGGTGCGGCTCCCCGCCGACGGCCGGTACGCCGAGCGGCTCGCGGTCGCGGTGCGGCACGGATCCGAGGTGCTCGGCTCGATCTGGGCCGCCGCCGACGGGCGTCCGCTGGCGGAGGACGCGGCGGCGGCGCTCCGGACGGCGGGCCGCGCCGCGGTCCCTCATCTTTCGCACCACCGGACGTGGGGACGGGCCGCCGCCTCGGCGCGCGAGGGCGCTGTGCACGCGCTTCTGACGGGCAGCACGCAGGCGGCGCACGAACTCGGGATCGCGCGCGACCGGCCGCACGCCGTGCTGGTGGCGGAGGCGCACGACGGCCGGGGGACCGCCCCCGGGGACGCCGGGCAACGAGTGCTCGACGTACTCGCGTTGCGGGCCGCCGCCTACCGTCCGGGGTGTGTGACCGCGCGGTCCGGGCGGCGGTTGTACGCCGTGGTGCCGGCCGTGGGCGGTGAGACGGACCCCGCGCGCACGCTGCTGGCGACGGTCCGTTCGGTGGAGCGAGGCATGGTCTTCGCCGGTGCCGGGCCCGTGGTGCCCGGTCCGGCGGAGCTGCCCGCCTCCCGCGAAGCCGCCGATCTGGTGGTGCGCGTGCTGAGGGAAAGGGCGACGCGCCTGCCGGCTGCCGCGGCCGGATCGGCGGTGGCGTCGTACGAGGAGGTGGTGGCAGAGGCGGCGGTCCTGCGCCTGCTCGACCGGGTGGAGCCGCTGTGGGGAGCGGTGCCGGGACCGGTGCACGCGATGATGGAGCACGACCGGGCGCACGGCTCGTTGTACGGCGATTCGGTCGCCGCGCACCTCGACGCCTTCGGTGACACGGCCGCTGCCGCACGGCGCCTCAACGTGCACCCCAACACTCTGCGCTACCGGCTGCGCCGGGCCCGGGAGCTGTTCGGCGTGGACCTGGACGATCCGGCGGTACGGCTCCTGGCGGAGGTCGGACTGCGCCTGGGCAGGCGTACGGGGTGA
- a CDS encoding diaminopimelate decarboxylase, giving the protein MTSGSASRRQRAREAALARAVEEGLLGPGSPLVGLLDVDGVLAAVDALNEAFEGPATVHHTFAAKACGLVPVLRLLAEAGMGCEVASPGELEQALAAGFSPGRLVFDSPAKTVEELEFALERGIAINLDNFQELDRVDRLLAGREPSGPVGLRVNPQVGAGAIGAMSTATATSKFGVALRDPGAVDAVVDAFIRRPWLNRLHAHVGSQGCPLPLIARGVGAAYELAERINERLGHARITGLDIGGGLPVNFDGEDDRPTYADYVAELRDAAPGLFDGRYVLVTEFGRSLLAKNGTIGSLVEYTKSAGGRRIAVTHAGAQVATRTVFMPEAWPLRVGVFDAAGRPKEGPLQVVDIAGPCCFAGDLTATARELPAVEPGDVVALYDTGAYYFSSHFSYNSLPRPAVYGYRTDSAGQVRLATVRDAQSVREVVEESGLSHADALVAL; this is encoded by the coding sequence GTGACATCCGGTTCAGCGTCCCGGCGTCAGCGCGCCCGCGAGGCGGCGCTCGCCCGTGCCGTCGAGGAGGGCCTGCTCGGCCCCGGCTCCCCCCTGGTCGGGCTGCTCGACGTGGACGGGGTGCTGGCCGCGGTGGACGCGCTGAACGAGGCCTTCGAGGGGCCGGCCACGGTCCATCACACGTTCGCGGCCAAGGCGTGCGGGCTGGTTCCGGTGCTGCGGCTGCTCGCCGAGGCGGGGATGGGGTGCGAGGTGGCCTCGCCCGGCGAGCTGGAACAGGCGCTGGCGGCCGGCTTCAGCCCCGGCCGGCTGGTCTTCGACAGTCCCGCGAAGACCGTCGAGGAGCTGGAGTTCGCCCTGGAGCGCGGCATCGCGATCAATCTGGACAACTTCCAGGAACTGGACCGCGTCGATCGGCTGCTGGCCGGCCGGGAGCCCTCCGGCCCTGTCGGGCTGCGGGTGAACCCCCAGGTCGGCGCCGGTGCGATCGGGGCGATGAGCACCGCGACGGCGACGTCCAAGTTCGGCGTCGCGCTGCGCGACCCGGGGGCCGTGGACGCGGTGGTCGACGCCTTCATCCGGCGCCCCTGGCTCAACCGCCTGCACGCGCACGTCGGTTCCCAGGGCTGCCCTCTCCCGCTCATCGCCCGGGGGGTCGGCGCCGCGTACGAGCTGGCGGAGCGGATCAACGAGCGGCTGGGCCACGCCCGGATCACCGGCCTGGACATCGGCGGCGGTCTGCCCGTCAACTTCGACGGCGAGGACGACCGCCCCACCTACGCCGACTACGTCGCGGAACTGCGTGACGCCGCCCCGGGACTCTTCGACGGCCGCTATGTCCTCGTCACCGAGTTCGGCCGCTCGCTGCTGGCGAAGAACGGCACCATCGGCTCGCTCGTCGAGTACACCAAGTCGGCCGGCGGCCGGCGGATCGCGGTCACCCATGCCGGGGCCCAGGTGGCCACCCGCACGGTGTTCATGCCGGAGGCGTGGCCCCTGCGCGTCGGTGTGTTCGACGCCGCGGGCCGCCCGAAGGAGGGGCCGCTCCAGGTCGTGGACATCGCGGGGCCGTGCTGCTTCGCCGGGGACCTGACCGCGACGGCCCGCGAACTCCCGGCCGTCGAGCCCGGGGACGTGGTGGCGCTGTACGACACGGGGGCGTACTACTTCTCCTCCCACTTCTCGTACAACTCGCTGCCCAGACCCGCCGTGTACGGCTACCGGACGGATTCCGCCGGGCAGGTCCGCCTCGCCACGGTCCGCGACGCCCAGAGCGTGCGCGAAGTCGTCGAGGAGAGCGGCCTCTCCCACGCGGACGCCCTCGTGGCACTGTGA